A window from Podospora bellae-mahoneyi strain CBS 112042 chromosome 1 map unlocalized CBS112042p_1, whole genome shotgun sequence encodes these proteins:
- the BNA6 gene encoding nicotinate-nucleotide diphosphorylase (carboxylating) (COG:H; EggNog:ENOG503NUQX), which translates to MMDLPIDHGHLEHLLPASWKTSITAWLAEDTPSFDVGGFVVGSDLRTATLWGKSSGILAGVPFFNEVFTQCGCTVEWHAREGSHVETHGGKKALATVTGPAHGLLEGERVALNILARCSGVATMSRRLLVNLRSAGYKGILAGTRKTTPGFRLVEKYGMLVGGADTHRMDLSTMTMLKDNHVWSRGSITQAVKAAKAAGGFSLKVEVEVQSEEEADEAIRAGADVIMLDNFTGEGVKVAARSLRERWKGEREFLLEVSGGLTEDNAESYICNDIDILSTSSIHQGVRHIDFSLKINVEKGQGPEVAS; encoded by the exons ATGATGGACCTCCCCATCGACCACGGCCACCTCGAGCACCTCTTGCCTGCCTCATGGAAAACCTCCATCACGGCCTGGCTGGCAGAGGACACCCCCTCCTTTGACGTCGGcggcttcgtcgtcggctcCGACCTCCGCACCGCCACCCTGTGGGGAAAATCCTCCGGCATCCTGGCGGGcgtccccttcttcaacgaaGTCTTCACCCAGTGCGGCTGCACGGTCGAGTGGCACGCCCGCGAGGGCTCCCACGTGGAGACGCACGGGGGTAAAAAGGCACTGGCTACCGTCACGGGACCTGCACATGGGCTTTTGGAGGGCGAGCGTGTCGCTCTGAACATCCTTGCGCGGTGCTCGGGGGTTGCGACCATGAGCAGGCGGCTGCTGGTTAACCTGCGGAGCGCGGGGTACAAGGGGATTTTGGCggggacgaggaagacgacgCCGGGGTTTAGGCTGGTGGAAAAGTATGGGATGCTGGTTGGGGGGGCGGATACTCACAGGATGGATTTGAGCACAATGACGATGTTGAAGGATAATCATGTGTGGAGCCGGGGGAGTATTACGCAGGCGGTGAAGGCTGCGAAGGCGGCGGGGGGGTTTAGTttgaaggtggaggtggaggtacagagtgaggaggaggcggacgagGCGATTAGGGCGGGGGCGGATGTGATTATGCTGGATAATTTTaccggggagggggtgaaggttgCAGCGCGGAgtttgagggagaggtggaagggTGAGAGGGAGTTTTTGTTGGAGGTTTcgggggggttgacggaggATAATGCGGAGAGTTATATTTGCAATG ATATCGATATCCTTTCTACGAGCTCGATTCATCAGGGGGTGCGCCATATTGACTTTTCGCTGAAGATTAACGTGGAAAAGGGCCAGGGCCCCGAGGTGGCTAGCTGA